Proteins from one Deinococcus sp. AB2017081 genomic window:
- a CDS encoding ATP-binding protein has translation MSLQLTRVPERAKAKPPLVLAVLALGGPTERSALAHLLWEDSAHARSNLRVELHRLARGPFADAVNPTGTHVTVSPQLVSDVATARQRAAAGDTAGALDAAGPELLPWIEGAPGRLGEWLGAMRADWAAFYRETVHGAARRAEDSGDLGEARALARRASDLDPLSEDARREWLRLCVLLRDAPEARRVYAECEAMTRREFGRPPLVATRAWLEQLGEPGTAPAPARGLPRLPLVGRAELLRTLQGSAAFTLLVGDPGVGKSRLALEFARQSERTVVVPGAVTAGPLAAVAFTLEEVGAAALSAPSRAALAQLQDTAAVREFSAAARQELHAALAGALLEAAGPRGCVVFDDLHSLDAASLDVLGALVTRAAGLPAARRPALVGTARAFELQGSAADGWVRAQRSAGTLHAVTVPPLTGADVLALVQHLSAGAGGAQFAAALLQTTGGNPLFFLETLRALIGSGHVRVDDGGRWHVDFHAAGGYAHLPLPRSVQEAVLARADLLDGAARRVLDTLSIQGLPLGAAVLAQACGLDEWAVVEAIRTLEAAGFVHEVSAGLTLRHDLQREALRSALPGQRRGVLHAALATALADSGAAAQDVAQCFEAGGRTRDAALWWVHAGDHAQRAFAMPEAAQAYERAVALGLDDAEALSTTLKVFGIALNAVGDVPRARALLPALRGLQAASPLGDAEIALCEAQIHLLDAAYADTLAIAGRVLELDVPDALRATALSLRGTALFKLGQFADAETDLRASRRLEPLDGTGRAFQGTATLVQLASQRGDRAAARSECDELLRLAGLLGDPKSLTHAQFISATLHAMAGEHALARRALEGVVELADRHGLALLGAQARSNLGGVLLADGQYRDALPLLAAARPHLPEQALPALLGNLAVCRFRLGHLGAALQTYAEVVELAQVRGEALLTVRRTATLLSMQVQCGLDVADVATQELLGRMAALGSGEYAFVAHCVAAQAALRRGETEHPSLAVLEGTEPAPDEREQHAYTLGWAALRRGDVDAVRRWADGAPPGALIAALRLLADPDAPDPGPAPEAAAVDALILAHARAARERPGAAAELTERLTALETSWPEHGGALRRRLAALPPLGAHAGAARSTVRT, from the coding sequence ATGTCCCTGCAGCTGACCCGGGTGCCGGAACGCGCCAAGGCAAAGCCGCCGCTGGTGCTGGCCGTGCTGGCGCTGGGCGGCCCGACGGAACGCTCGGCGCTGGCGCACCTGCTGTGGGAGGACTCCGCGCACGCGCGCTCGAACCTGCGGGTCGAGCTGCACCGGCTGGCGCGCGGCCCCTTCGCGGACGCGGTGAACCCGACCGGCACGCACGTGACCGTCTCGCCGCAGCTCGTGTCGGACGTGGCGACGGCCCGGCAGCGGGCGGCGGCCGGCGACACGGCGGGGGCGCTGGACGCCGCGGGCCCGGAGCTGCTGCCGTGGATCGAGGGCGCGCCCGGTCGGCTCGGCGAGTGGCTGGGGGCCATGCGGGCCGACTGGGCCGCGTTCTACCGTGAGACGGTGCACGGGGCCGCCCGCCGCGCCGAGGACAGCGGCGACCTGGGGGAGGCCCGGGCGCTGGCCCGCCGGGCGAGCGACCTCGACCCGCTGTCGGAGGACGCGCGGCGCGAATGGCTGCGGCTGTGCGTGCTGCTGCGCGACGCCCCGGAGGCGCGGCGCGTCTACGCCGAGTGCGAGGCCATGACCCGCCGCGAGTTCGGCCGCCCGCCGCTGGTGGCGACCCGGGCGTGGCTGGAGCAGCTGGGCGAACCCGGCACGGCCCCGGCCCCCGCCCGCGGGCTCCCCCGCCTGCCGCTGGTGGGGCGCGCGGAGCTGCTGCGCACCCTGCAGGGCAGCGCCGCCTTCACGCTGCTGGTGGGCGACCCGGGCGTGGGCAAGTCGCGTCTGGCGCTGGAGTTCGCGCGGCAGTCGGAGCGCACAGTGGTCGTGCCGGGCGCAGTCACGGCCGGGCCCCTGGCCGCCGTGGCCTTCACGCTCGAGGAGGTGGGGGCCGCGGCCCTCTCGGCCCCGTCGCGCGCGGCGCTGGCGCAGTTGCAGGACACGGCGGCGGTGCGCGAGTTCAGCGCCGCGGCGCGGCAGGAGCTGCACGCGGCGCTGGCCGGAGCGCTGCTGGAGGCGGCCGGGCCGCGCGGCTGCGTGGTCTTCGACGACCTGCACTCGCTCGATGCGGCCAGCCTGGACGTGCTGGGCGCGCTGGTCACGCGGGCGGCGGGCCTGCCTGCGGCCCGCCGCCCGGCGCTCGTGGGCACCGCCCGCGCCTTCGAGCTGCAGGGCAGCGCCGCCGACGGGTGGGTGCGCGCCCAGCGCTCGGCCGGCACCCTGCACGCCGTGACGGTGCCGCCGCTGACGGGGGCCGACGTGCTGGCGCTGGTGCAGCACCTGAGCGCCGGTGCGGGCGGCGCGCAGTTCGCGGCGGCGCTGCTCCAGACCACCGGCGGCAACCCGCTGTTCTTCCTGGAGACCCTGCGCGCCCTGATCGGCAGCGGGCACGTGCGCGTGGACGACGGCGGGCGCTGGCATGTGGACTTCCACGCGGCAGGCGGCTACGCGCACCTGCCGCTGCCGCGTTCCGTGCAGGAGGCGGTGCTGGCGCGGGCCGACCTGCTGGACGGCGCGGCGCGGCGGGTGCTCGACACCCTGAGCATCCAGGGCCTGCCGCTGGGCGCGGCGGTGCTGGCGCAGGCCTGCGGCCTGGACGAATGGGCGGTCGTGGAGGCGATCCGCACCCTGGAGGCCGCCGGCTTCGTGCACGAGGTGAGCGCGGGCCTGACCCTGCGCCACGACCTGCAGCGCGAGGCGCTGCGCAGCGCCCTGCCGGGCCAGCGCCGCGGCGTGCTGCACGCGGCGCTGGCCACGGCCCTGGCCGACTCGGGGGCGGCGGCGCAGGACGTCGCGCAGTGCTTCGAGGCCGGGGGCCGCACGCGCGACGCCGCGCTCTGGTGGGTGCACGCCGGCGACCACGCCCAGCGCGCCTTCGCCATGCCCGAGGCCGCGCAGGCCTACGAGCGCGCCGTGGCGCTGGGTCTGGACGACGCCGAGGCCCTGAGCACCACCCTGAAGGTCTTCGGCATCGCCCTGAACGCGGTGGGCGACGTGCCGCGGGCCCGGGCCCTGCTGCCCGCGCTGCGTGGCCTCCAGGCCGCCTCGCCCCTGGGCGACGCCGAGATCGCCCTGTGCGAGGCTCAGATCCACCTGCTCGACGCCGCGTACGCGGACACGCTGGCCATCGCGGGCCGCGTGCTGGAGCTGGACGTGCCCGACGCGCTGCGGGCCACGGCCCTGTCCCTGCGCGGCACCGCCCTCTTCAAGCTGGGCCAGTTCGCGGACGCCGAGACCGATCTGCGCGCCAGCCGCCGCCTCGAGCCCCTGGACGGCACGGGCCGGGCCTTCCAGGGCACGGCCACGCTGGTGCAGCTCGCCTCGCAGCGCGGCGACCGTGCGGCAGCGCGATCGGAATGCGACGAACTGCTGCGCCTGGCGGGCCTGCTGGGCGATCCCAAGTCCCTGACGCACGCGCAGTTCATCAGCGCCACGCTGCACGCGATGGCCGGCGAGCACGCCCTGGCGCGCCGCGCGCTGGAGGGCGTCGTCGAGCTCGCCGACCGGCACGGGCTCGCGCTGCTGGGCGCGCAGGCCCGCAGCAACCTGGGCGGGGTGCTGCTCGCCGATGGCCAGTACCGCGACGCCCTGCCGCTGCTCGCCGCTGCGCGGCCGCACCTGCCGGAACAGGCGCTGCCCGCTCTCCTGGGCAACCTGGCGGTGTGCCGCTTCCGGCTGGGCCACCTCGGCGCGGCGCTGCAGACCTACGCGGAGGTCGTCGAGCTCGCGCAGGTGCGCGGGGAGGCCCTGCTGACCGTGCGGCGCACCGCGACCCTGCTGAGCATGCAGGTGCAGTGCGGCCTGGACGTGGCCGACGTGGCCACACAGGAGCTGCTGGGCCGCATGGCCGCGCTCGGCAGCGGCGAGTACGCCTTCGTGGCGCACTGCGTGGCGGCGCAGGCAGCGCTGCGGCGGGGCGAGACGGAGCACCCCTCGCTGGCCGTGCTGGAGGGCACCGAGCCCGCCCCGGACGAGCGTGAGCAGCACGCCTACACCCTGGGCTGGGCGGCGCTGCGGCGGGGGGACGTAGACGCCGTCCGCCGCTGGGCAGACGGCGCACCCCCCGGGGCCCTGATCGCTGCCCTGCGGCTGCTCGCCGACCCGGACGCCCCGGATCCCGGCCCCGCGCCCGAGGCAGCGGCGGTGGACGCCCTGATCCTGGCGCACGCCCGGGCGGCCCGTGAGCGGCCCGGTGCAGCCGCCGAACTCACCGAGCGGCTCACCGCGCTGGAGACGTCGTGGCCGGAGCATGGTGGCGCGCTCCGGCGGCGGCTCGCCGCCCTGCCCCCCCTCGGAGCCCACGCGGGGGCGGCGCGCTCTACAGTGCGGACGTGA
- a CDS encoding acyl-CoA carboxylase subunit beta, whose product MTQPDTSTVPVPPSASAWPDALARLAADRATVHAGGGARAQQRQHDRNRLTARERIRQLIDVQTPFDELMTFAGWEMYGDVGGCPSGGTVTGIGQIQGRPWMIIANDATVKAGAFFPITAKKVIRAQTIALENHLPVVYLVDSAGVYLPMQDEIFPDQDDFGRVFYLNARMSARGIPQIAAIMGNCVAGGAYLPVMCDTLIMTEGSGLYLAGPALVKAAIGQVVDSEELGGAGMHASIAGTVDYKEPDDAAALRRIRALADLYAQGDPAPFARRRKETLPAPERDLTDLVGFDGSKTYDVRDLITALVDGGEFHEFKPEYGETLVCGFARAGGYPVAFVANQRTVIKKKLKSGGEPGLRTRIEVGGVIYGDSADKAARFIMDANQAGVPLVFLSDVTGFMVGRDSEQEGIIRRGAKLVNAVSNSVVPKITIITGGSFGAGNYAMNGKAYAPRFLFAWPSAKYAVMSGNAAAKTLMDIQLAALKRAGREPDDEDILRLYDEVKSKYDTELDPRYAAARLWVDEIIEPNDTRERLIRALEACAQNPHQDEFRVGVFQV is encoded by the coding sequence ATGACCCAGCCCGACACCAGCACCGTCCCGGTGCCGCCCTCCGCGTCCGCGTGGCCGGACGCCCTCGCGCGCCTTGCCGCTGACCGGGCCACCGTCCACGCCGGCGGCGGTGCCAGGGCCCAGCAGCGCCAGCACGACAGGAACCGCCTGACCGCCCGCGAGCGCATCCGGCAACTGATCGACGTTCAGACCCCCTTCGACGAACTGATGACCTTCGCCGGCTGGGAGATGTACGGGGACGTCGGTGGCTGCCCCAGCGGCGGCACCGTCACCGGCATCGGCCAGATTCAGGGCCGTCCGTGGATGATCATCGCCAACGACGCCACCGTGAAGGCGGGCGCGTTCTTCCCGATCACCGCGAAGAAGGTCATCCGGGCGCAGACCATCGCGCTGGAAAACCACCTGCCGGTCGTGTACCTCGTGGATAGTGCGGGCGTGTACCTGCCGATGCAGGACGAGATCTTCCCGGACCAGGACGACTTCGGGCGCGTGTTCTACCTGAACGCCCGCATGAGCGCGCGCGGCATCCCGCAGATCGCCGCGATCATGGGCAACTGCGTCGCGGGCGGCGCGTACCTGCCCGTCATGTGTGACACCCTGATCATGACCGAGGGCTCCGGCCTGTACCTCGCCGGGCCCGCGCTGGTGAAGGCCGCCATCGGACAGGTCGTGGACAGCGAGGAGCTGGGCGGGGCGGGCATGCACGCCTCCATCGCGGGCACCGTCGATTACAAGGAGCCGGACGACGCCGCCGCATTGAGGCGCATCCGTGCGCTGGCCGACCTGTACGCGCAGGGCGACCCCGCCCCCTTCGCCCGTCGCCGGAAGGAGACGCTGCCCGCCCCGGAACGCGACCTCACCGACCTCGTCGGCTTCGACGGCAGCAAGACCTACGACGTGCGCGACCTCATCACCGCCCTGGTCGATGGGGGAGAGTTCCACGAGTTCAAGCCCGAGTACGGCGAGACCCTCGTGTGCGGCTTCGCCCGCGCCGGTGGCTACCCGGTCGCGTTCGTGGCGAACCAGCGCACGGTCATCAAGAAGAAGCTCAAGAGCGGCGGCGAACCCGGCCTGCGCACCCGCATCGAGGTCGGCGGCGTCATCTACGGCGACAGCGCCGACAAGGCCGCCCGCTTCATCATGGACGCCAACCAGGCGGGCGTGCCCCTCGTGTTCCTGAGTGACGTGACCGGCTTCATGGTCGGCCGCGACAGCGAACAGGAGGGCATCATCCGGCGCGGCGCGAAACTCGTGAACGCGGTCAGCAACAGCGTCGTCCCGAAGATCACCATCATCACCGGCGGGTCTTTCGGCGCGGGAAACTACGCCATGAACGGCAAGGCCTACGCCCCCCGCTTCCTGTTCGCGTGGCCCAGCGCCAAGTACGCCGTCATGAGCGGCAACGCCGCCGCCAAGACCCTCATGGACATCCAGCTCGCCGCCCTGAAACGCGCCGGTCGTGAACCCGACGACGAGGACATCCTGCGCCTCTACGACGAGGTCAAGAGCAAGTACGACACCGAACTCGATCCCCGCTACGCCGCTGCCCGCCTGTGGGTGGACGAGATCATTGAGCCGAACGACACCCGCGAGCGTCTGATCCGCGCCCTTGAAGCCTGCGCCCAGAACCCCCACCAGGACGAATTCCGCGTCGGCGTGTTCCAGGTGTAA
- a CDS encoding acyl-CoA dehydrogenase family protein, which yields MTSTLNRPDAMNPNTQPLNDDQRTIINALKSFLKNKVEPGAAERDQTSEFPMQIVRELGEMGIMGAQTPEEYGGTGLDTATFAMIIEEIAAVDGSLCLTVASHNSLCQGHILIGGTEAQKQKFLPALASAEKLGAWGLTEPGSGSDSGGMQSNAKEQPDGSWILNGSKNFITQGSVGGTYVILARTDPARPGKGKNDGISAFVFNRDEVQGFSIGRKEDKLGLRSSDTAQLIFEDIHLPADALLGERGNAFKDVMKVLDGGRVGIAAMGLGLGRAAFEYATRYTLEREQFGKPIATNQNISFRLADMDTKLEAARLLIRKAADLKDAGMNFTVPVARAKLYATTVGVEACDEAIQMLGGYGYIKEYPVERMWRDNRLTRIGEGTDEVQRLVISRDVLRRFAE from the coding sequence ATGACCAGCACCCTGAACCGTCCCGACGCCATGAACCCGAACACGCAGCCCCTGAACGACGACCAGCGCACGATCATCAATGCGCTGAAGTCGTTCCTGAAGAACAAGGTGGAACCCGGCGCGGCCGAGCGTGACCAGACCAGCGAGTTCCCCATGCAGATCGTCCGTGAACTCGGCGAGATGGGCATCATGGGCGCGCAGACGCCTGAGGAGTACGGCGGCACCGGGCTGGACACGGCGACGTTCGCCATGATCATCGAAGAAATCGCGGCGGTGGACGGCAGCCTGTGCCTGACCGTCGCTTCGCACAACAGCCTGTGCCAGGGCCACATCCTGATCGGCGGCACGGAAGCGCAGAAGCAGAAGTTCCTCCCTGCCCTGGCGAGCGCGGAGAAGCTGGGCGCGTGGGGCCTGACGGAACCCGGCAGCGGCAGCGACAGCGGCGGCATGCAGAGCAACGCGAAGGAGCAGCCGGACGGCTCGTGGATCCTGAACGGCAGCAAGAACTTCATCACGCAGGGCAGCGTCGGCGGCACGTACGTGATCCTCGCCCGCACCGACCCCGCCCGCCCCGGCAAGGGCAAGAACGACGGCATCAGCGCTTTCGTGTTCAACCGCGACGAGGTTCAGGGCTTCAGCATCGGCCGCAAGGAAGACAAGCTCGGCCTGCGCTCCAGTGACACCGCGCAGCTGATCTTCGAGGACATCCACCTGCCCGCTGACGCCCTGCTGGGCGAGCGTGGCAACGCCTTCAAAGACGTCATGAAAGTCCTCGACGGGGGCCGCGTCGGCATTGCCGCCATGGGCCTCGGCCTGGGCCGCGCCGCGTTCGAGTACGCCACGCGCTACACGCTGGAACGCGAACAGTTCGGCAAGCCCATCGCCACGAACCAGAACATCAGCTTCCGCCTCGCCGACATGGACACCAAACTGGAGGCCGCGCGCCTCCTGATCCGCAAGGCCGCCGACCTCAAGGACGCCGGCATGAACTTCACGGTGCCCGTCGCCCGCGCCAAGCTGTACGCGACCACGGTGGGCGTCGAGGCCTGCGACGAGGCCATCCAGATGCTCGGCGGGTACGGGTACATCAAGGAATATCCCGTGGAACGCATGTGGCGCGACAACCGCCTCACCCGCATCGGCGAGGGCACCGACGAGGTGCAGCGGCTGGTGATCAGCCGCGACGTGCTAAGGCGCTTTGCGGAGTAA
- a CDS encoding GNAT family N-acetyltransferase → MPPSNPTLNPSALTPPAILSTARLRLVPLGPVHLDDTLAVLANRDFMRLTGTHATFTRDQVAAFLHRIGSAADRADWAILHATGGAYVGEAVLNQLDADNLSMNYRITLQASGDVNRGYGTEVTRAVLAYAFDVIGLHRVSLGVYAFNRRARRVYEKCGFIHEGTERHALWWDGAWIDQHRMAILHSDPRS, encoded by the coding sequence ATGCCCCCCAGCAACCCGACCCTGAACCCCAGCGCCCTGACCCCGCCGGCCATCTTGAGCACCGCCCGGCTGCGGCTGGTGCCGCTGGGGCCAGTTCACCTGGATGACACCCTGGCCGTGCTGGCAAACCGCGACTTCATGCGCCTCACCGGCACGCACGCCACCTTCACGCGCGACCAAGTGGCCGCCTTCCTGCACCGCATCGGCTCCGCCGCCGACCGCGCCGACTGGGCCATCCTGCACGCCACTGGCGGCGCGTACGTGGGCGAGGCTGTTCTCAACCAGCTCGACGCCGACAACCTGAGCATGAATTACCGCATCACCCTGCAGGCCAGCGGTGACGTGAACCGCGGCTACGGCACCGAGGTCACGCGCGCCGTGCTCGCCTACGCCTTCGACGTGATCGGCCTGCACCGCGTGAGCCTCGGCGTGTACGCCTTCAACCGCCGCGCCCGGCGCGTGTACGAGAAGTGCGGCTTCATCCACGAAGGCACGGAACGCCACGCCCTGTGGTGGGACGGCGCGTGGATCGACCAGCACCGCATGGCCATTCTGCACAGCGACCCCCGCAGCTGA
- a CDS encoding MerR family transcriptional regulator: MEGRLLISQFALLTGLTPKTLRYYDDIGLLTPRWVDGATGYRQYGIEQVGVGIRIRHWRHIGLPLRDIQRLIHSPGHATEVLSRHEARLHAEITARQDALQSLSTLLKENTMEYRVDHLPTQQVLRIRETLRPPHYEVIPQALQELMTYIRAMGYPVSAPSFFVHHAGGQVESSTVDICVPVAGDVQPSGRIEVQRFEGSPAFIGRFVGSYEKTGAAYTVIAEEAIRRGLPLTGTTAEIYVKSVPHTPDPNAYETDIAFMLAPESGGRPVGSD, from the coding sequence ATGGAAGGACGCCTGCTGATCTCGCAATTCGCCCTGCTCACCGGTCTGACGCCCAAGACCCTGCGGTACTACGACGACATCGGCCTCCTGACGCCCAGGTGGGTCGATGGAGCCACCGGGTACCGGCAGTACGGCATCGAGCAGGTCGGCGTGGGCATCCGCATCCGCCACTGGCGGCACATCGGTCTGCCCCTGCGCGATATCCAGCGACTGATCCACAGTCCAGGCCATGCCACGGAGGTGCTGTCGCGGCACGAGGCCCGGCTGCACGCGGAAATCACCGCGCGCCAGGACGCCCTGCAGAGCCTGAGCACCCTCCTGAAGGAGAACACCATGGAATATCGAGTGGACCACCTGCCCACCCAGCAGGTTCTCCGCATCCGCGAGACCCTGCGGCCCCCACACTACGAGGTGATCCCACAGGCCCTGCAGGAGCTCATGACGTACATCAGGGCCATGGGCTACCCGGTCAGCGCCCCGAGTTTCTTCGTCCACCATGCCGGAGGTCAGGTCGAGTCCAGCACCGTCGACATCTGCGTGCCCGTGGCCGGCGACGTGCAGCCATCAGGCCGCATCGAGGTGCAGCGCTTCGAGGGCAGCCCCGCGTTCATCGGGCGGTTCGTCGGATCCTACGAAAAGACGGGCGCGGCCTACACCGTGATCGCCGAGGAAGCCATCCGCCGTGGCCTGCCGCTGACCGGCACCACGGCCGAGATCTACGTCAAGAGCGTGCCACACACCCCTGACCCCAACGCGTATGAAACCGACATCGCCTTCATGCTCGCACCGGAGAGCGGTGGACGGCCGGTCGGGAGCGACTGA
- a CDS encoding alpha/beta hydrolase, with the protein MRRVQLVTVGAALAVGAWFLSTRRAASFAQLHPELRSPFVRFRSPPFTPGVVAVMEAMRARAKAPALPDGVQVEERRIPGPPGAPDVTVFVYRPPNLPAGAAAILNIHGGGYVTGSAAAYHPQSAAYARELGVLVVGVEYRLAPGTSFPGPLEDCYAALTWMAREAGALGIDPARIALVGDSAGGGLAAALAQLAHDRGEVTPAFQLLYYPMLDDRTALSADHAGRGEFIWRPASNVLGWTSYLGRPPRMDDAPEYAAPARRADLTGLPPAWIGVGTLDLFHGEDRAYADRLRAAGVPCEYMEVPGAYHAFERFAPDSAVARTFRTSALDALRRGLGLA; encoded by the coding sequence ATGAGACGCGTACAGCTTGTGACGGTGGGGGCGGCGCTGGCCGTGGGCGCATGGTTCCTTTCGACCAGACGCGCGGCGTCGTTCGCCCAGCTGCACCCCGAGTTGCGCTCTCCATTCGTGCGCTTCCGGTCGCCGCCGTTCACGCCGGGCGTCGTGGCGGTCATGGAGGCGATGCGGGCCCGCGCGAAGGCTCCCGCGCTGCCGGACGGGGTGCAGGTCGAGGAGCGCCGCATTCCCGGCCCGCCCGGTGCGCCGGACGTGACGGTGTTCGTGTACCGACCTCCGAACCTTCCGGCTGGGGCGGCGGCGATCCTGAACATTCACGGGGGCGGGTACGTGACGGGTTCGGCCGCGGCGTACCACCCGCAGAGCGCGGCCTACGCGCGGGAACTGGGCGTGCTGGTCGTGGGCGTCGAGTACCGTCTCGCGCCGGGCACGTCGTTCCCCGGCCCGCTGGAGGACTGTTATGCCGCCCTGACGTGGATGGCGCGGGAAGCGGGCGCGCTGGGAATCGATCCGGCCCGCATCGCGCTGGTTGGCGACAGTGCCGGGGGTGGGCTGGCCGCCGCGCTGGCGCAGCTCGCGCACGACCGGGGCGAGGTCACGCCCGCCTTCCAGCTGCTGTACTACCCCATGCTGGACGACCGCACGGCCCTGAGCGCCGATCACGCCGGGCGGGGCGAGTTCATCTGGCGGCCCGCATCGAACGTGCTGGGGTGGACGTCGTACCTGGGTCGCCCACCGCGCATGGACGATGCCCCCGAGTACGCCGCACCTGCCCGCCGCGCCGACCTGACTGGACTGCCGCCCGCGTGGATCGGCGTGGGCACCCTCGACCTGTTCCACGGGGAAGACCGCGCGTACGCCGACCGACTCCGAGCCGCCGGGGTGCCGTGCGAGTACATGGAGGTGCCCGGCGCGTACCACGCCTTCGAGCGTTTCGCGCCGGACTCGGCGGTGGCCCGCACCTTCCGCACCTCCGCCCTGGACGCGCTGCGGCGGGGGCTGGGGCTGGCGTGA
- a CDS encoding glycoside hydrolase family 16 protein: protein MTSPDFALTFEDDFSGPELHPGRWLPHYLPQWASREASAARYALPGTGLHLQITEDQPPWNPAFDGALRVSSVQTGCSAGPVGSAVGQHRFHPGLRVTEAQPETWLYTPQYGRLEVALRADLPPGYLGAFWMIGVEREPGQSGEICVCEVFGHERGPDAFRVHFGVKPIHDPALTLDMRDALIPGSPADLHVYSAEWTPHDVTFRVDGGVVGRVPQSPAYPMQLMLNIYELPHLLPGSERRGPWPKTLEVAWVRGWQRVTAEFRGALGFPGRL from the coding sequence GTGACCTCGCCGGACTTCGCCCTGACCTTCGAGGACGACTTCAGCGGGCCCGAACTGCACCCCGGGCGCTGGCTGCCGCACTACCTGCCGCAGTGGGCCAGCCGCGAGGCGTCCGCCGCCCGCTACGCCCTGCCGGGCACGGGCCTGCATCTCCAGATCACGGAGGATCAGCCGCCGTGGAATCCTGCCTTCGACGGGGCGCTGCGCGTGTCCAGCGTGCAGACCGGGTGCTCCGCCGGGCCGGTGGGCAGTGCGGTGGGCCAGCACCGCTTCCACCCGGGCCTGCGCGTCACCGAGGCGCAACCCGAGACCTGGCTGTACACCCCGCAGTACGGCCGGCTCGAGGTCGCCCTGCGCGCCGACCTGCCCCCCGGTTACCTGGGCGCGTTCTGGATGATCGGCGTCGAGAGGGAACCGGGACAGTCCGGCGAGATCTGCGTGTGCGAGGTCTTCGGCCACGAACGCGGCCCCGACGCCTTCCGCGTGCACTTCGGCGTGAAACCCATCCACGACCCGGCCCTCACCCTGGACATGCGGGACGCCCTGATCCCCGGCAGTCCTGCCGACCTGCACGTGTACAGCGCCGAGTGGACGCCGCACGACGTCACCTTCCGCGTCGACGGTGGGGTCGTGGGCCGCGTGCCCCAGTCGCCCGCGTACCCCATGCAGCTCATGCTGAACATCTACGAGCTCCCGCACCTGCTGCCCGGCAGCGAGCGGCGCGGCCCCTGGCCGAAGACGCTGGAGGTCGCGTGGGTGCGCGGCTGGCAGCGGGTCACGGCAGAATTCAGAGGGGCCCTGGGGTTTCCAGGGCGCCTCTGA
- a CDS encoding DUF1152 domain-containing protein translates to MKTLHPPFFREVQDSRRVLIAGMGGGFDVFCGLPLYFALRAEGKQVFLANYSFTSLAFHLPKALAPAVVEVTPDSSVSPGDYFPEYWLSRWLATQGEPSTVYAFRKVGVQPLKTAYEALVRHLNIDTILLVDGGTDSLMRGDEVDLGTPHEDATSLVAVNELRGPKTLLACLGFGIDRFHGICHANYLEATADLARSGAYLGAFSLTPDMPPVQKYRDACEAVFQMMPRYTSIVNSSIVGAIDGHYGDHHATSRTHGSELWLNPLMALYWTYRLPAVAARLQYYRPMLDTITLSDVGLVIERHREEVTIRPRVAIPV, encoded by the coding sequence GTGAAGACCCTCCATCCGCCATTCTTCCGCGAGGTGCAGGACTCACGCCGGGTGCTGATCGCCGGCATGGGCGGCGGCTTCGACGTGTTCTGCGGCCTGCCTCTGTACTTCGCGCTGCGGGCCGAGGGCAAACAGGTCTTCCTGGCGAACTACTCCTTCACCAGCCTCGCCTTTCATCTGCCAAAAGCCCTGGCGCCAGCGGTCGTCGAGGTCACGCCGGACTCCAGCGTCTCTCCCGGCGACTATTTCCCCGAATACTGGCTGAGCCGCTGGCTGGCCACGCAGGGCGAACCCAGCACCGTCTATGCGTTCCGCAAGGTCGGCGTCCAGCCCCTGAAGACCGCCTACGAGGCGCTTGTCCGCCACCTGAACATCGACACGATCCTCCTCGTGGACGGCGGCACCGACTCGCTGATGCGCGGCGACGAGGTCGACCTGGGCACCCCGCACGAGGACGCCACCAGCCTGGTGGCCGTGAACGAACTGCGCGGCCCGAAGACACTGCTGGCATGTCTCGGCTTCGGCATCGACCGCTTCCACGGCATCTGCCACGCCAACTATCTGGAGGCGACCGCCGACCTCGCCCGCAGCGGCGCGTACCTGGGGGCCTTCAGCCTCACTCCCGACATGCCGCCCGTGCAGAAGTACAGAGACGCCTGCGAGGCCGTGTTCCAGATGATGCCGCGCTACACCAGCATCGTGAACAGCAGCATCGTCGGGGCCATCGACGGGCACTACGGCGACCACCACGCCACCAGCCGCACGCACGGCAGCGAGCTGTGGCTCAACCCGCTGATGGCCCTGTACTGGACATACCGCCTGCCGGCCGTCGCCGCGCGCCTCCAGTACTACCGGCCCATGCTGGACACCATCACGCTCAGCGACGTGGGCCTCGTGATCGAACGGCACCGGGAGGAGGTCACGATCCGGCCGCGGGTGGCAATTCCGGTGTGA